The Deinococcota bacterium genome contains the following window.
GAAGGACGGTCTCCGCCCCGGTGGCCTCGAGCGCCAGGGCGAGGCCCGCGGCGGTGTTGACCTTGCCGACGCCCAGATGGGCCAGGAAGACGGGCAGGTGAGCGAAGTGGCCGCGGTAGAGCTCTCCCAGCGGGAAGTCCAGCCGCTCGAGCTCGCTCAGCCCTTCGCGGACGGGCCGGCCTTCCACTGACGTCGCGGTGATGAGCAGGAGAGGAAACACGGTCCCAGTCTAGCGGATGGTCCACGGCTCGAGGGCGGGCAACACCTTGGAAGGGGAAGCTGGTCCCTCACCTGAGGGCTCGAGGATGCGCGACAGCAGCTCGTCCGGGATCTTTTCGGACAACGAGCGTCTACCTGGCTCCCGCCGGTTGCGGCATGTCGAGCATCGCCTTGACAAAGGCCGCCGCGTCGTAGGGTTGCAGGTCCTCGGCCCTTTCGCCCACGCCGATGAACTTGATGGGCAAATCCAGCTCGCGCACGATGGGCAAGAGGATGCCGCCCTTGGCGGTGCCGTCCAGTTTGCTGACGATGACGCCGGTGACGCCGACGGCCTCGTGGAACTTTCTGGCCTGCTCGAGACCGTTTTGCCCGGTGACGGCGTCAAGGACCAGCCACACCTCCCCCGGCTCGCCCGGGTCGGCCCGGGTGATCACCCGCTTGACCTTCTTCAGTTCCTCCATCAGGTTGTGCTTGGTGTGGAGGCGGCCGGCGGTGTCCACGAAGAGCAGGTCGCGGCCCCGGGCGGCTCTGGCTTGCGCGGCGTCGAAGGCCACCGCGGCCGGGTCCGAGCCGTCGGGCCCGGTGACGGTGGGGATGCTCAGCCGCTCGCCCCAGACAGAAAGCTGGGCGGTCGCCGCGGCGCGGAAGGTGTCGCCGGCGGCGAACATCACCCGCTTGCCGTAGCCCGTGTAGTACTGGCCGAGTTTGGCGATGGTGGTGGTCTTGCCGACGCCGTTGACGCCGACCACCATGATCGCCTTGCCCCTTACCTCGACCATGTTGCGGCTGACGTCGAGCTCGAAGCCGACGCGGCGCAGCTTCTGGCGCATCCTGTCGCGCTCGAGCTGATCCATCAGCGCCTTCTCGAGCGCCTCCTGGAAGCTCACGCCGCGTTCGCGCTCCCGCTTCGTCTCACTCACCACCTCGGCGGCGATCTTGGCGCCCGTGTCGGCGGCGATCAGCGCGAACTCGAGGTCGTCCCAGTCCATCTCCCAGGTCTTGCCGACCAGGGGTGCGTCGCCGGTGAGGACATCGCGCGTCTTGCTGAGGCCCTGCTTGAGGCGGTCGAACCAGCTCACTCTCTCGCCCCCGCCCTGCTCGCTACCTTGGCCTCTTCGGGCCTGACGGGCCGGTCGTCGGGCAGGCCCGCGGTGATATAGGCGAGCGCCCGACCGAGACGTGTCAGGACTCGGTCACGGCCGAGGGCGCTGACGAGTTCGGTGATGCCAGGGGCCTGCATGGTGCCGGTCAGGGCCACGCGCAGCGGCTGCAGGACCTTGCCCATGCCCACCGACTGCGCCTGCACATAGTCGTGGAGCATGTCGTCGATCGAATCCTCGTCGTAGTCCTCGAGCCGGGCGAACTCGCGCTCGAGGTCTTCGAGATACTTCTGACCGGCCGCGAGCCTCTTCTTGGCCTCCGCCTCGAAGGGGAAGTCGTCGCTGAAAAAGTAGGCGACGGCCTTGGGAAACTCCGCCAAGGTCTCGACCCGCTTCCTGGTGATGTCGAGCACGTCGAGCAGATAGCGCTCGTCCTGCGGCAGGACGCCCGCCTCGGCAAGAAAAGGCTTGACCCGTTCGGCGAGGTCCTCAAGCGGGAGGTCGCGGAGGTACTTGGCGTTGTAGTGCTTGAGGCGCTTGGGGTCGAAGATCGAGCCGCCCAGCGACACGCGCTCGAAGGAGAAGTGCCTGATCATGTCCCCCAGACTGAAGAACTCCCGCCCGTCGGGCATGCTCCAGCCCATGGTGCCCAGGTAGTTGAGGAGCGCCTCGGGCAGGACGCCCTGACGGCGGTAGGCGTCTAAGTTGACGTCGTCCTTGCGCTTGCTGAGCTTCTTGCCCTCGGCGTTCTTGAGAAGGGGCATATGCACCCACTGGGGTTCCTCCCAGCCAAAGGCCCGGTAGAGCAGGACGTGGATGGGCGCGGTGGGAATCCACTCCTCGCCGCGCACGGCGTGGCTCACCCCCATGAGGTGATCGTCTACCACCACCGCCAGATGGTAGGTGGGCAGGCCGTCGCTCTTTAAGAGCACCGCGTCGGGTACCTCGCGGTTGGGGATGTGGATGTCGCCGCGCAGGAGGTCTTTGACGACCGTCTCGCCCTCGTCCGGGGTGATCAGCCGGACGACAAAGGGCTCGCCCGAGGCCGCGCGCCGCTCCGACTCCTCGCGGCTCAGCTGCCGTCCCCGCCCGTCGTAGCCGTGGCCGAGACCGCGCCGCTGCAAGTCATGGCGGATGGCCTCGAGCTCGTCTGGCGTCTCGAAGGCGCGGTAGGCCTTGCCCTCGCCCAAAAGCCGCTGAACGTGCCGCTGATAGATCTCCAGGCGCTCGGTCTGCCGGTAAGGAGCGTTTGGCCCGCCCGTCGTCGGGCTCTCGTCGGGCTCGAGGCCGAGCCAGGAGAGCGCGTCCAGAACGCGCGCTTCCGATTCGGGGTTGTAGCGTTTCCGGTCGGTGTCCTCGACCCGGAGGATGAAGGTGCCGCCCTGCTGCTTGGCAAATGCGTAATCAAAAAGCGCCATATAGGCGGTGCCGACGTGCGGGTCGCCGGTGGGTGAGGGTGCAATGCGTGTTACTACCACGGAGAAACCTCCAATAAGCCTATACCAACTGCCTTTCGAAGTACCACAAACCGAGTGGGTTTGAGGGTATGCGCGCACGCGCACTTATCAAGCGCAAAAGCGGCGCTTGATAAGGCACTTGGTATTAGTTTAGCCCAGCCGCGTGAGCCCTAGCGTTATCGGGGAGGGGCTCGAGCCAGGCCGAAGCGGCCTCGAGGCACTCGCGCGACCGTTGCTCCCCCCTGGCCCCGCGTTTCGGCGGGGACCTGCGGCGGTGCTATCCTGGACAGGCCAGGTTTCCTAACTCGAGGACGGACCCTATGAACGAGCTCAACGAGTCAAGCAGACCGATTCTGAAGCTATGCCTTGCCAGCGCGGCGCCGGACCTGCTCGAGCTTCTCGAAGACGAGGTGCGCACGGGCGGGTCCCGTGACCACGGCGCCAAGCTCGACAGCCTGCTCGTCGAGTGGCGCCGCTTCATCAACCCACAGGCGTATAGCCAGCTATTCTGTTTTCCTTTTGCGCCCCTGCTTTGTTGCTTTGGGTTTAGGTTCAGGAGAAGGGGGTTTCAGCAGCGGTAGAGTGAAGGGAGACCAGTCCATCCTGGACAGCGTGGTCTGAACGAACTCCCGCATGAAAGGCCAGACATTGACGGGGAGATTAACCTCGCTGAAAATACCGAAATATTCTTTGAAGTTCGGGACTTCAGCACTGAAATCACTCTTGAAGAGGAGGCCATACTCAGCCTCGATGCGCCCACTCTCCCTATCGGTTTTTTTGTCAGTGATGACAAAAACGTAGCGTTGCCGGGCTTCAAAACCTTCCTTGGTCGCTTCGTAGTCGGTTTCGCTGTCAATGGACAGACTACTTTGCGCTGGTATAGGTGCGCCTACGTTGATTCCAGTAGAAGCATTCGCCTCCAGCAGGCGAATGCGCTGAAGTTCCAAACCGTTCAACGGCGGATGTCGAGCGACTCCTGAAACGCCAGAGCGCTGGGCGGTTGCTGAGCGCAGTAGCCTTACAAGACGGCTACAAGGCCGTGCGGTAGACAAGCTCGCCCACATTGTCGTCGGCGATGTGCTCGATGATGCCGTTCGAGCGGAAGCCCATGTGGACGTGCCAGGCTTGAGGACGGGGCTCGTCGGTCTGCGACGAGCTGAGCAGGGCGACGTAGCCCTCCTTGCGCAGGTGCGCTTTTAAAAACTCGAGCATCCGCCGGGAATGGCCTTTGCCCCGGTAGGGTTCTTCGATAAAGATCAGCTCGAGAAACGGCACCGTCGTCCATAACACAGCGTAGCGCGCCAGCCCGGCGACGCGGCCCGTGAGCTCGAGCGCGATGACTTCCTGCGCCTCTACCTTGTGCCGCCAGGCGCGCTCGCGCGGCCAGGGATCGAGCGCCTTTAGCGTAGGGATGTCCGACGGTCGGGCAAAGCGGACGTTCGCCTCTACGGCTGTGGGCATGGCGCGAGTCTACCCCTTGACGCCGGGCGCCAATGCCAGTGATAGAGTACCGGCTGTGACGCTCGGCCTCTTTCTCAACCTGCTGCTTCTGGCCGTTCTCTGGGGCTCGGCCTTTCCGGGCATCAAGGTGGGGCTCGAGGGGCTCAGCGCGCCGCATCTCACGCTGCTGCGCTTCGCGGTCGCCTCGCTCTGCTTCGCGCCCTATCTCATGCTCAAGCGGCGGAGGCTCCTGCCCGAGAGGGAAGACCTGCCCTATTTTTTCCTGTTGGGCCTTTTGGGCATCACGGTCTACCACCTGGCGCTCAACTTCGGCCAGGCCCAGGTGACGGCCGGGGCGGCGAGCCTGATCATCGCCACCGCGCCCGCCATCACCGCCGTGGTGGCCTACTTTCTGATCGGCGATCGCTTGCCGGTGCTGGGCTGGCTGGGCATCTTCGTGTCGTTCGCGGGCGTGTCCCTGATCGTGATGGGCGACAACCCCGAGCTCGGCTTCAACCCCTGGGCGCTGCTGATCCTCGTCTCGGCGGTGACCACCGCCTTTTA
Protein-coding sequences here:
- the ftsY gene encoding signal recognition particle-docking protein FtsY; translated protein: MSWFDRLKQGLSKTRDVLTGDAPLVGKTWEMDWDDLEFALIAADTGAKIAAEVVSETKRERERGVSFQEALEKALMDQLERDRMRQKLRRVGFELDVSRNMVEVRGKAIMVVGVNGVGKTTTIAKLGQYYTGYGKRVMFAAGDTFRAAATAQLSVWGERLSIPTVTGPDGSDPAAVAFDAAQARAARGRDLLFVDTAGRLHTKHNLMEELKKVKRVITRADPGEPGEVWLVLDAVTGQNGLEQARKFHEAVGVTGVIVSKLDGTAKGGILLPIVRELDLPIKFIGVGERAEDLQPYDAAAFVKAMLDMPQPAGAR
- the gltX gene encoding glutamate--tRNA ligase, with protein sequence MVVTRIAPSPTGDPHVGTAYMALFDYAFAKQQGGTFILRVEDTDRKRYNPESEARVLDALSWLGLEPDESPTTGGPNAPYRQTERLEIYQRHVQRLLGEGKAYRAFETPDELEAIRHDLQRRGLGHGYDGRGRQLSREESERRAASGEPFVVRLITPDEGETVVKDLLRGDIHIPNREVPDAVLLKSDGLPTYHLAVVVDDHLMGVSHAVRGEEWIPTAPIHVLLYRAFGWEEPQWVHMPLLKNAEGKKLSKRKDDVNLDAYRRQGVLPEALLNYLGTMGWSMPDGREFFSLGDMIRHFSFERVSLGGSIFDPKRLKHYNAKYLRDLPLEDLAERVKPFLAEAGVLPQDERYLLDVLDITRKRVETLAEFPKAVAYFFSDDFPFEAEAKKRLAAGQKYLEDLEREFARLEDYDEDSIDDMLHDYVQAQSVGMGKVLQPLRVALTGTMQAPGITELVSALGRDRVLTRLGRALAYITAGLPDDRPVRPEEAKVASRAGARE
- a CDS encoding GNAT family N-acetyltransferase: MPTAVEANVRFARPSDIPTLKALDPWPRERAWRHKVEAQEVIALELTGRVAGLARYAVLWTTVPFLELIFIEEPYRGKGHSRRMLEFLKAHLRKEGYVALLSSSQTDEPRPQAWHVHMGFRSNGIIEHIADDNVGELVYRTAL
- a CDS encoding DMT family transporter, giving the protein MARVYPLTPGANASDRVPAVTLGLFLNLLLLAVLWGSAFPGIKVGLEGLSAPHLTLLRFAVASLCFAPYLMLKRRRLLPEREDLPYFFLLGLLGITVYHLALNFGQAQVTAGAASLIIATAPAITAVVAYFLIGDRLPVLGWLGIFVSFAGVSLIVMGDNPELGFNPWALLILVSAVTTAFYAVLQKRMFARYSAVQVTAFSTWAGTLPLLVFLPGLPADLADAGLAPLLWTVYIGVFPAAFAYAQFSYAISVAPVTLVAAYLYMVPVFSLLFAWLVLGELPTPLTLLGGAVAIVGIVLVNHAKRRSRERSPALVAAEKGA